Proteins from one Gilliamella sp. ESL0443 genomic window:
- the rlmE gene encoding 23S rRNA (uridine(2552)-2'-O)-methyltransferase RlmE produces the protein MSNKKRSASSTRWLNEHFKDRFVQQAQKKGLRSRAWFKLEEIQKSDKLFKPGITVVDLGAAPGGWSQYVASLIGNKGRIIACDLLPMDPIVGVDFLQGDFRDEAVLNTLLERVGEEKVQVVMSDMAPNMSGQPAVDIPRAMYLVELALDMCKDVLAPNGSFIVKVFQGEGFEEYLKTVRSLFKTVKIRKPEASRSRSREVYIVAMGMK, from the coding sequence GTGAGTAACAAAAAACGCTCAGCAAGTTCTACTCGTTGGCTAAATGAACATTTTAAAGATCGCTTTGTACAACAAGCACAAAAAAAAGGCCTACGTTCTAGAGCATGGTTTAAATTAGAAGAAATACAAAAAAGTGACAAACTATTCAAACCGGGAATTACTGTCGTGGATTTAGGGGCAGCACCGGGCGGATGGTCGCAATATGTTGCATCACTCATCGGTAATAAGGGACGAATTATTGCTTGTGATTTATTACCGATGGATCCAATAGTTGGCGTTGATTTTTTGCAAGGTGACTTTAGGGATGAAGCCGTATTAAATACCTTACTTGAGCGCGTTGGTGAAGAGAAAGTACAAGTTGTTATGTCAGATATGGCTCCGAATATGAGTGGACAGCCTGCAGTTGATATACCAAGAGCTATGTATTTAGTTGAACTTGCATTAGATATGTGTAAAGACGTTCTTGCACCTAATGGGAGTTTTATTGTAAAAGTATTCCAGGGCGAAGGCTTTGAAGAATATCTAAAAACAGTTAGATCGCTGTTTAAAACAGTTAAAATTCGAAAGCCTGAAGCTTCGCGCTCACGGTCTCGAGAAGTATATATTGTAGCAATGGGGATGAAGTAG